Genomic window ([Empedobacter] haloabium):
TGTTCTCGGCCTGCTCCTTGCGGGCGTTGCGGATCAGCGTGCGCAGGTGCTGCGCATCCAGTTCCGGCGCCTCGGCCAGCAGCACGGTCAGGGCCTGGTCGTCCGCCAGCAGCTTCTCGCGGCGGCGCTCCAGGGCGTGCAGCGCGGCCGTATCGGCCTTGGAGGCGCCTTTCCAGCCCTCGATGGTGCGCTGGATGATCGCCACTTCCTCTTCCGTCAAGGTGCGCATCTTCTTGCCGACGAACTGCAGCTGGCGGCGACGGCCTTCGTGGTTCTTGATGTTCTGGCATTCCAGGATCGCGTCGCGCACGTCCTCCGGCATCGGCACGCGCTTGACGCGGTCGCGTGGCTGCTCGACCAGCTCTTGGCCCAGCGCCTGCAGCGCGTCCGACTGACGCTTCATTTCGGTTTTGGACGGGCGTTCGTATTTCTCTTCGAACTCGGATGACTGGAAGCCGACGGCGCCCCGGTTTGCATTTGGCATGATAAGGAAAAGCGCGCCACGAAAGCGCGCCTGTAAAAACGGTAAAACGGCTGCTATGATAACCTTTTTAATGCTTAGCCCACCAAAAACACCCTATGAGCGAATCCCACTTCACCCACAGCCAGGACCAGTTGAAACAGCTTGCGCAGGACGTTCTGGCCTACGCACGCGAGAAGGGCGGCACCGATGCCGCCGTCGAGATCAGCGAAGGTAGCGGTTTGTCGGTGTCGGTTCGCAAGAGCAAGATCGAAACGATCGAGCAGAACAAGGACAAGGGCCTGGGCGTGACCGTCTTCGTCGGCAAGAAGCGCGGCAACGCGTCTACCTCCGATTTTTCCGCCGCCTCGCTGCGCGCCACCGTGGAAGCGGCCTACAACATCGCCCGCTTCACGGCGGACGACGACTGCGCCGGCCTGGCCGAGGAAGAGCTGCTGGAAAAGAACCCGCGCGACCTGGAACTGTTCTATCCGTGGACCATCACGACGGAAGAAGCGGTGGTCCTGGCCCAGCGGGCCGAGGCGGCGGCGTTCGCCGTCGACCCGCGCATTACCAACAGCGAAGGCGCCGGCGTGCACGTGCAGCAGTCGCATTTCGTGTCCGCCAACTCGCGCGGCTTCATGGGCGGCTACCCGTATTCGCGCCACACCATCTCCGCCACGCCGATCGCCGGCAAGGGTGCCAAGATGCAGCGCGACGACTGGTACAGTTCCGTGCGCGATCCGCAGAAGCTGGCCACGCCGGAAGCCATCGGCCGCTATGCCGCCGAACGGGCGCTGGCGCGCCTGAACGCGCGCCAGATGACGACGCGTACCTGCCCGGTGCTGTTCGAGGCGCCGCTGGCCGCAGGCCTCTTGGGCGCATTCGTTCAGGCCACGTCGGGCGGCGCGCTGTATCGCAAGTCCTCGTTCCTGCTCGATACGCTGGGCAAATCCGTATTCCCTGAACATGTCAACGTGACGGAAGACCCGCACGTCCCCGGCGCGATCGGCTCGGCGCCGTTCGACGAGGAAGGCGTGCGCACGCAGCGTCGCGACGTCGTCAAGGATGGCGTGCTGCAGGGCTATTTCCTGTCCACCTATTCGGCCCGCAAGCTGGGCATGCAGACCACCGGCAACGCGGGTGGTTCGCACAACCTGTCGCTGACGTCGAAGCTGACGGAAACGGGCGACGACTTCGCCGGCATGCTGAAGAAGATGGGCACGGGCCTGCTGGTCACGGAGCTGATGGGCCAGGGCACCAACTACGTCACGGGCGACTATTCGCGCGGCGCCTCCGGCTACTGGGTCGAGAACGGCATCATCCAGTATCCGGTCGAGGAGATCACCATCGCCGGCAACATGAAGGAGATGTTCCAGCAGATCGTCGGCATCGGCAACGACGTGCTGGTGCGCGGCACCAAGCAGACCGGCTCGATCCTGATCGAAAAGATGGTCGTTGCGGGGAACTGACCTTCGACAATTTTTCGTTGCAACGCCGATAGCGTTTCCCTACACTGTGTCGAGTAATAACGTTTTCCGAACGTCATAAAAACACAGGAGACACACCCGTATGGAACGCCGTTCCTTTATCACCAAGGCCGCCGCCGGTGCCGGCGCCGGCCTGATCGCCGCACCCGCCCTGGCGCAAACGCAACCGACCATCAACTGGCGCCTGGCCTCGAGCTTCCCCAAGTCGCTCGACACCATCTTCGGCGCCTCCGACATCTTCACCAAGCGCATCTCCCAGCTCACCGGCGGCAAGTTCAACATCCGCTCGTTCGCGGCCGGCGAAATCGTGCCGGGACTGCAGGTGATGGACGCCGTGCAGGCGGGCACCGTCGAATGCGGCCACAGCGCGTCGTACTACTACTTCGGCAAGGACGCCACGTTCTCGTTCGACTGCGCGGTGCCGTTCGGCCTGACCTCGCGCCAGCACACGGCCTGGTACGACCAGGGTGGCGGCCGTGAACTGACGCGGGCGTTCTTCAAGGACTACAACATCATCAATTTCCTGGGCGGGAACTCGGGCACGCAGATGGGCGGCTGGTTCCGCAAGGAGATCAAGTCGGTGGCGGACCTGAAGGGCACCAAGATGCGCGTGGCGGGCTTCGCCGGCCGCGTGCTGGAACGCCTGGGCGTGGTGCCGCAGCAGCTGGCCGGCGGCGATATCTACCCGGCGCTGGAAAAAGGCACGATCGACGCGGCCGAATGGGTCGGGCCGTACGACGACGAAAAGCTGGGCTTCTTCAAGGTCGCGCCGTTCTACTACGCGCCGGGCTGGTGGGAAGCGTCGGCCTCGTTCTCGTTCTACGTCAACCTGAAGGAATGGGAGAAGCTGCCGAAGGAATACCAGGCGGCGGTGGAAGTGGCGACCTACGAGGCACACGTGGGCATGCAGGCCGAGTACGACGTCAAGAACCCGACGGCGCTGGCGCGGCTCCTCAAGAACGGCGTCAAGCTGCGCACCTATCCGAAGGACGTGATGGACGCCTGCTACAAGACGGCCACGCAGGTAATGGAAGAGGAAGCGGCCAAGAACGCCAAGTTCAAGAAGATCTACGACCCCTGGAAGCGCTTCCGCCAGGACCAGAACCAGTGGGCGTCGGTGGCCGAGGCGACCATGCAGAACTACCTGATCAGCGCGGGCCGTTCGGCGAAGTAATCAGCACCGGGGACGTTAAAACACCGGGGACAGGCACTAACGCCGCTAAGTTAAGAGAAAAGTAGCTGGGTTAGGGTCTGTCCCCGCAGGGGACTGACCCTGGTTTTAATCGCAGAACCATGCGACTTGCGCGATAAAAACCGGGGTCAGTCCCAAAAAACGGGACAGACCCCAAGCGAGCGTCTGTTCTCTGCGCGCCAAAATTCCTTAACTTAGCGGCATTAGGGACAGGCACCGATCTGAACGTCTCCGACCTTCAGATCGGTCGGTCCGCCGCGCGGCCTGTCCGCTGGGGTCTTCTCAATTGCACCATTGGCTCCGCGGCACCCCACAACTGATCAAGCTCCCCACATCCGGGTTCGCCAGGTAGTCCAGGTGCGCCGTCAACGGATTCTCCAGCCAGCCGAAATACGTGCGGTCGTTCGACACCAGCACGTTGTGCACGATCGCGCCGGGATAGCGTTCCGGCGGCAGCGTGTACGACAGCAGGTCGTTCGGGTCCGTGAAGGCGATTAACGTCAACTTGGAAAGCGTGCGGCGATCGCGGCTGTCACCCTGGCGTTTTTCCAGCAGCCGCGCCAGGCTGTCCGGTGGCGCCGCCTGCACCGCCAAGCGGTCGGCCGGTTGCGGCACCTGCTCGGCCGTGTGCAGCAGCGGGATCTGGTTGGCGGCCATGATCAGGTAGCCCATGCGCCGCACCTCGCGCAGCGCCACCTCGCGCGCCCGGCTCGCTGGCTCCTCTTCCGTCATCGCCACCAGCGTATCGAACAGGATCTTGCTGCCCAGGCTTTCCGTGATCACGACCAGCGGCACCTCCGGGTCGGCGTCGCTGGTCGCTTCCAGGATCGCATCGCGCATGCGTGCCTGCATCTCCTGCCGGCCCACGCCCTGGTAGATCAGCGCGTCCGGCAAGCAGTCGTCGACCAGCTTGTCCTTCAAACGCGCGTTCAGGCGCGCGCGCTGGTGCGGGAATGGCGGCGACCCCTGGCAGATCGCCGACTTGCCGGTCTGGTCGTAGCACAGCTGCTGCTTGATCGGGGTCGTCAGCGGCGACCAGATCAGCGACTTGGTGCGCAACTGGCCGTGCGGCGTGTCGATGCGGGCGGGGACGATCACGATGCCGCTGCCGCCGGAGCGCGTGCGCGTGGAATCGACGTTGGCGCGCAGCTGCGCGGCCAGGGTGGCCACCGTGTCGTCGGCCCAGCTGGTGTCGTGGGTGCACATGCCGTGCACCAGCAGCACGTCGGCCTGTTTCGGCCGGGCGTCGACGACGAAGTCGATCAGGCCGGGGAATCGGGTATTCGCTTCCAGGAACTGGGGCGGGCGGTACGGGGTCGTGCATCCGGCCAGCAGGGCCAGGATGGCAAGGGCGGACAAAACGCTGCGCATGATCGCCTCCACGGTGTGTCGATAGGGCGATCATAAGCCCGGCCGGCCCGGCGCGGCACGTGTCCTATTCGATGTACATCACTTTCGCTTGCGGATCGGTGGCACGGACGAAATTGACGATCGAGACGGTGGTGACGGTATCGATCTGGCCCGCCATGCGCCGGTCGAACGGATGATCGTCGAACGCCACGTTGGCGCGGAACATGCGGCCGCCCAGGCGCGTGAGCGAGCGCACGCGGATCGTCACGGGAGCATAGCCGGCCTGCTTCAGCCAGTTTTGCGCCTCGGCGCGGGTCTCGACCTGGCCTTTCGGCGCCGCCGCCGCCGCATACGTCTCCAATACCCACTGGTTCGAGTTCTGGTAGCGCGTGGAGAAGACGTACGACAGCATGTTGTATTTCGGCTCGTGCAGCCGGCGCGCGGTGCGGCTGGCGATCAGCTGCGCCAGGCGCTCCTGCGTGGCCGCATCCGGAATGACGACTTCCGCCTCGTAGCGGTACAGGTCGGACAGGAAGAAGTTGCCCAGCCCCTCGTTGTACAGGTTGGAACCCGCCGTGCCGCACTCGTTCAGCTCATGCACGACGGTCCAGCGGCCCTCCGGGTGGTCGCGTACGACGATGCCCATGTGCGAGTACTTCAAGCCGTACTTCGACAGGTCCTGCCCGACGCGCGACAGCAGCGCGACCTGGGCGCCGCTGGCGTCCAGCATA
Coding sequences:
- the yjgA gene encoding ribosome biogenesis factor YjgA translates to MPNANRGAVGFQSSEFEEKYERPSKTEMKRQSDALQALGQELVEQPRDRVKRVPMPEDVRDAILECQNIKNHEGRRRQLQFVGKKMRTLTEEEVAIIQRTIEGWKGASKADTAALHALERRREKLLADDQALTVLLAEAPELDAQHLRTLIRNARKEQAENKPPKAYREIFQILKELDAKARGAAKAAAAAEGDEDDEEGDDE
- the pmbA gene encoding metalloprotease PmbA: MSESHFTHSQDQLKQLAQDVLAYAREKGGTDAAVEISEGSGLSVSVRKSKIETIEQNKDKGLGVTVFVGKKRGNASTSDFSAASLRATVEAAYNIARFTADDDCAGLAEEELLEKNPRDLELFYPWTITTEEAVVLAQRAEAAAFAVDPRITNSEGAGVHVQQSHFVSANSRGFMGGYPYSRHTISATPIAGKGAKMQRDDWYSSVRDPQKLATPEAIGRYAAERALARLNARQMTTRTCPVLFEAPLAAGLLGAFVQATSGGALYRKSSFLLDTLGKSVFPEHVNVTEDPHVPGAIGSAPFDEEGVRTQRRDVVKDGVLQGYFLSTYSARKLGMQTTGNAGGSHNLSLTSKLTETGDDFAGMLKKMGTGLLVTELMGQGTNYVTGDYSRGASGYWVENGIIQYPVEEITIAGNMKEMFQQIVGIGNDVLVRGTKQTGSILIEKMVVAGN
- a CDS encoding TRAP transporter substrate-binding protein, with the translated sequence MERRSFITKAAAGAGAGLIAAPALAQTQPTINWRLASSFPKSLDTIFGASDIFTKRISQLTGGKFNIRSFAAGEIVPGLQVMDAVQAGTVECGHSASYYYFGKDATFSFDCAVPFGLTSRQHTAWYDQGGGRELTRAFFKDYNIINFLGGNSGTQMGGWFRKEIKSVADLKGTKMRVAGFAGRVLERLGVVPQQLAGGDIYPALEKGTIDAAEWVGPYDDEKLGFFKVAPFYYAPGWWEASASFSFYVNLKEWEKLPKEYQAAVEVATYEAHVGMQAEYDVKNPTALARLLKNGVKLRTYPKDVMDACYKTATQVMEEEAAKNAKFKKIYDPWKRFRQDQNQWASVAEATMQNYLISAGRSAK
- a CDS encoding DUF2145 domain-containing protein, producing MKRWLLVACLTLAAPAWAGRHCEEKPLTVADTVKSMDLAKKTFDMLDASGAQVALLSRVGQDLSKYGLKYSHMGIVVRDHPEGRWTVVHELNECGTAGSNLYNEGLGNFFLSDLYRYEAEVVIPDAATQERLAQLIASRTARRLHEPKYNMLSYVFSTRYQNSNQWVLETYAAAAAPKGQVETRAEAQNWLKQAGYAPVTIRVRSLTRLGGRMFRANVAFDDHPFDRRMAGQIDTVTTVSIVNFVRATDPQAKVMYIE